One Rhodoferax sp. GW822-FHT02A01 genomic window, TGCCCCCTTGTCCAGTGCCGAACCCAGTGTGGTTTCAGCTGTGGAGGCAGCAGCCTTCAGGTTCTTGGCTACGGCGGCAAATGCCTCGGGAGCGGGATGGGCCTTTTCCACAGCATCCACGCTGCTATGGAACTGGTCCACGCTCAGGGAAGTGGCGGCCTTGAGGTTCTTGGCAAACAGCGCCATGCTGGCTTCTGCGGAGGCCTTGAACACTTCAAATGCGGCTTGCGGGTCCTTGGCACCCTTGATCGATTCCACGGATTCGGCCAGCACGGCTTGTGCTTCCTTGGCTTGGGCCTGAGCCAGGTCGGCCCATGCCTTGAGGTTGTCCTGCACGGGCTTGAGAGCTTCTTGCATGGCGGCGGGATTCAGTTTGGGAGCCGATTCCGACATGGTCTTGGCGATGGCTTCGAAGGGAGTGTTCTTGAACATGGTGGGGTCCTTTGGTAAAAATTGTTGCAGTGCAGCAATTATTGATCAACGCGGCCCAACGTGCCACTTTTTCACCCGTCCCAAGTGCGATTAGTTGCCGCGCCCTATTTCCTGACCGCACCCAGATCGGAACGCCAACGCGCTCTAGTCCTGCAACGACAGAACCACTTTGCCAAACTGCTCACCCGCCTCCAACCGGTCCAGCGCTGTATGAATCTGCTCCATGGGGTAGGTGCTGTCGATGACCGGGCGCAAACCGGTCTTCTGCACAAAGGCAATGAGTTGACGGAACTCCGACAGGTCTCCCAGCGTGGAGCCCATGATCTGCAGTTGCCGGATGAAGATGCGGCGCAGGTCTGCAGGCGGTTGGTCTCCCGCAGTGGCACCACAGGTCACCAGCCTGCCGCCACGCACCAGGGATTTCATGGCCTGGGGCCAGGTGTCACCGCCGATGTTCTCTATCACCACATCCACGCCGCGGCCCTGGGTCAGCGCGAGCACGGTCTTGGCAACGTCCTGCCGGGAACTGTCGATGCAATGGTCTGCTCCCAGCGCGGCGGCGCGGCTGAGCTTGTCCGCACTGCGGGATGTGACAAACGTAGTCAGCCCCACCAGCTTGGCCAGTTGCAGGGCAGCCAGTGACACACCACCGCCAATTCCGAAAATCAGCACGCTTTCACCAGGTTGCACCCGTGCCTTGGTGAACAACATGCGCCAAGCCGTGAGGTGGTTGCCACACAAGGCCGCTGCATCGGTGAACGAAAGACCGTCGGGAATGGCGAGCGCATTCTGGACCGGGACACTGACCCATTGCGCCATGGTGCCATCGCGATGCTCGCCCAGGTACTGAATCTTGTTGCACAACACGCCCTCACCGCGCTGGCAGAACTCACAGCGCCCACACATGACAGCAGGGTACAAGGTGACGCGCTGGCCCACCGTCAGGTCCGTTTCCGATGCGTCCACCTCTTCGACAATGCCGGCACCGTCTATGCCCATGACTTGCGGCAGTTTGTGGGTGATGCCAGCGCCGCTGTTGCGCATATAGAGGTCCACGCGATTCAAGGTTGCCACCTGCATGCGCACCAGTGCATGGCCGGGCTGGCGCAGCGGCTTCTCACCCTGGATCAGGGACACCACCTCATTGCCGCCATGGCCGGTGATCACGATACTTTTCATTGACAGGGTCCTCAGACGAAAACAGGAATGAACGGGCCACACGGCTGCGCAATTTTCTCATGCACTCCATGTGAAGATCTGTCACCGGTTTGATATGACGCGGGATGCGGGGTATAACTGAACACAGAACGACACTCGACACTCTTGAGGAGACAGCACCATGTCCATTGCCCATGCCCTTTCAGGCGAACCCATCGACGTTACGCCCTACGACGCACGGCTTGGCGAGCAGCGCTCAGCGGCTCTTTTCAAGTCGGAGCAGCTGGAAGTCATACGCCTGGTGCTGTCTGCAGGCAAATCCATGCCCATGCACAAGGTGAGCGGCGAGATCACCATCCAGTGCATCGAGGGTGAGCTGGACGTGCAGGTGGATGGCAACAGCACCCGCTTGCTGGCCGGGCAACTCATGTTCTTGCTGGGCTCCGTTCCCCACAGCGTGACGGCAATCGCCAATGCTTCGGCCCTGGTCACACTGGTGTTGAACCAGTAGTCGCGCCTCATCCATTCAGGAGTCCCTCATGTCCACACCCCTGGTATTCACGTTTGTAGGGGCTGACAAGCCGGGCCTGGTGCAGGAACTGTCCCGCACAGTGGCCGAGCATGGCGGCAATTGGCTGGAGAGCCGCATGAGCGAACTGGCTGGTCAGTTTGCCGGCATCGTTCAGGTCGAAGTCCCGCTGGCGCGGGCAGCCGCATTGCGCGCTGCGTTGCTGGCACTGTCGGCGCACAACCTGTCGGTGGTGGTGGCGCAAAGCCAGGGAGAGAAGGTCCCCAGCGGGGTTCGTCACCTGCGACTGACGCTTGTGGGTAACGACCGGCCTGGAATCGTGCGCGAGGTATCCCAGGCACTGGCGGCCCGTCACATCAGTGTGCGTGAAATGGATACCCGCATCACCAGCGCGGCCATGAGCGGCGAGCCGCTATTTGAAGCGGCGGCAAGCATTGAGGTGCCCAGCACACTGGATCTGGACGAACTTCACGGCCAGCTCGACAGCATCTCCGATGCGCTCACCATCCATATTGATCTGGAGGAAATGCCTGCGTAGCTCCGTCAATGCAGGCAGTATGGTTTCTTGCTCAAGATCAAGGAATGCGCATGCCCCCCTTCTCGGCACAGGCTTTGTCGCCGCACCGGTGTAGCGCAGTGATATGCTGTTTACGACGGTGCAGCAAGGACGTTTCGCAAGATCCTTCCAACCGCACCACAATCGGCAGAAGCCTGGAACCACGAAAAGGAGAATGAAAATGAAACTGACTATCAGCGGACACCACATCGAAGTTACCGACGCACTGAAGTCTTATGTGACAGGCAAGCTCGACAAGATCACTGGACACTTTGAGGAAGTGGTGGATACCAAGGTCACGCTGTCCGTGGAAAAGCACAAGGAAAAAGACGGCAAACACGCCGAGTGCACGTTGCACCTCAAAGGCGCGGATCTGTTTGCCGAATCTTCCAACGCAGATCTGTACGTCGCCATCGATGAAATGGCTGCCAAGCTGGAGCGTCAGGTCATGCGCCACAAGGAGAAGATCCAGGATCACTCCAAGGACGCGGCCAAGCGCGCCCCCGTTCTTTGACACGACCCACTTCGAGAGATCTCCATGACCGCAACCCCTACACAGTCTTTCAAGGACGCGATGAAGGCGACAGACGACGACGCCATCACGGAAGTTGACATGGGGCAAGTGGTTCTGCGCCCCGACGGTTACTACTGGCAACCCACCGAGGGCAAGCAGGAACTCGGCCCCTTCGCCACCATGGAAGAGGCGCTGGCCGAGTTGGAGGCTTCGGACTCTGAAGAGGAGCCCGGGCCTGGAGAGTCGCTGGAAGAGGCCGAAGACGAACTCGGCATAGCCGACTGGATCGACCCCGACACCGGTGAACCGGCAGAGGGGCTTTCAACTCCACGACTGAATGACGAGTAATGCACTTGACCGGTTGAACCGGCGCTCCCTTGCATGACGCCCGAAGGCTCCGCGCCCACCTGGTACACCGCCACGGTGGAGCAGGACGGATTGCAGGTGGACGCGCCGGACAACCAGCCGCTGTTGATCTCCCTGGAGCAAGGCGGTGCCAACTGGGTGAGTTCGTGCCGCAATGGCACCTGCCGTACCTGCATCGGCAAGCTTGAATCTGGCACAGTCCGCTACGAGATCGAGTGGCCGGGACTGTCCACCGAAGAAATGGAAGAAGGCTACGTGCTGCCCTGCCAGGCCTACCCTTGCTCTGACATAGTCATCAATCCGGCTTGATTGGCTTGTTGGGCCGACGCGCAGTTGCGCTGCGTCGCAGGAACTGGCCTGCAACAAAAATGTCACGCTCAATGGCACGCCGCACTGCGGCGCTGTCGCGTTTCTCCAGCGCCTGCATCACATCCTCATGGGCGTCGTTCAGGCAGGCGGCTGCATCCGGTGTGTCAAACAGCTGATTCGAAATAGGCCCGGCTTTGAGCCACAGGTTGTCGATCAGATGAAACAGCAGGGGCGAACCGGAGGCACGGTACAGCAGCACGTGAAAGTCTTCGTTGGCTGCAAGGTACTCATCCCGGTTCAGATCGGCCAGGGCTTTTGCCATGCGCTCGCTCAACGCCTGCATATGGGCAAGCTGTTCGCTTTGCAGACGCAGACTGCCGCGCTCGGCGGCCTCCCCTTCGAGCAGCATGCGCATTTGCAGCAGATCGTCAAACTCGGGCACCGACAGCACCGGCAGGGTCACGCCGGCATTGGGCACGTTGATCAGTGCGCCTTCGGCTGCCAGCCGCTGCAATGCCGCACGCACCGGCATCTGGCCCACGCCCAGATCCGCCGCCACATTGCGAATCTTGAGGCGTTCACCGGGCAAAAAGCGGCCCACCGTGATCCATTGCCGCAGCGTCTGGTACACAGTGTCCTGCTGTGTGGTGGTGGCGACTTCCGAAGGGACCGGGCTGCTTGGCGTTGGGTTCATGTATTGCGTGGGTCGTGTGCCGTCAGGTGCATTCATCCAGAAAATCGCGCATGCCCTGCAGCAGGCGCGCCACATCATCATGCCGGGTATCGGGGCAAATCAGCATCATGTTGTGAAAGGGCGTGATCAACACTTCGCGGTTCAAAAGATACAGGTGGATGGCATGCTCCAGCTCGGCATCCATGGCGTTGGCGGCCTGGGTACCGTTGACAGGAGCCACCGGGCAGAACTGGAACTCTACCCGAGCGCCGACTTGTGTGACGCACCAGGGCATGTGACGGCTTGCCAACAACTCTTGCAACCCCTGGGCCAGCACGCCGGCCAAGGCGTGCAAGGGCACATAGGTGGGAGCCGTCATTAATTCTGACAAGGTAGCCCGCATGGCCGCCATGGCCAACAGATTGGCCGTCAACGTGGTGCCAATGCCCGAATGGCCCGGTGGCGCATTGCGCTTGGCCTGCACCGCACGCTGCGCCAGTTCGGCACTGAAGCCGTAGGCGGCACACGGCATGCCGCCGCCCAGCGGCTTGCCAACCACCACCGCATCGGGCGACAGTCCGTGCGCCCTTGCATAGCCGCCTGGGCCGCTGCTGATGGTGTGGGTTTCATCCATCACCAGCATGGCACCATGCTTTTTGATCAGCGCCTGCGCCTGTTCCCAGAAGCCCGGCTGCGGCAACACCATGCCAATGTTGGTCATGACCGGTTCGGCCAGCACGCAGGCCACGTCACCGGGTGCCAGCGCGGCTTCGAGTGCAGCCAGATCATTGAACTCCACTACGCGGGTGGTCTGCGTCAGGTCGTGCACCTGGCCCAGCAGGCTGTCGCGCTGCACGGGCTGGCCGTCCACCAGATCGACAAATACGTCGCTGACCGTCCCGTGGTAACAACCATTGAAAACCAGCAGAACCTTGCGACCCGTAGCCGCGCGCATCCAGCGCAGCACAAAACGGTTGGCGTCGGTGGCGGTCATGGCGAACTGCCATTGCGGCAACCCAAAGCGTTCTGCCAGCAACTCGGCCACCACGGCACCGTCTTCATTGGGCAGCATGGTGGTCAGGCCCAATGCCGCCTGGCGCTGCAACGCTGCGGTCACTGCCGCAGGCGCGTGACCGAACATGGCACCCGTGTCGCCCAGGCAGAAGTCCGCCAGACGGTGGCCATCCACATCCTGCAGGTGCGCGCCCTGTGCGCTGGCCACCTGCAAGGCAAATGGTGTGCCCCAATCGCTCATCCAGTGCAGCGGTACACCGAACATCAGGTGCGCACCGGCACGCGTGGCCAGTGCCTGGGATTTGGGATTGCGCTGCATGTAGAGCGCACGTTCGCGCGCGACCAGTGCATGCAGCTTGTCTGTGGAAATGCCGCTGGGACGCAGGGCAGAAATCGTAGTGTTCATTGAATTACCCTCAGACCAACAGCAGCAGATGCTCACGCTCCCAGGAGCTGATGACGCGGTTGTACATGGCAAATTCCAGCTCTTTCACGGCGCAGAAGGCATCCACAAAGGCGCTTCCCAACATATCGCGCATGGGTTCGCAGGCGCGCATGGCGTTGATGGCATCTTCCAGATTGCGCGGCAACTCGTGGCTGACGTTCCAGGCGCTGTCGATGGTGGCTTCCGATGCCTGCAGCTTCTCACACATGCCCACGTAACCCGCGGCCAGCGTGGCTGCCATGGCCAGGTACGGATTCACATCCACGCCAGGCACGCGGTTTTCCACACGGCGCGCATCCGGGCCGGACTTGGGCACGCGAATGCCGCATGTGCGGTTGTCATTGCCCCAGCGCACGTTGATGGGCGCCGACATGAAGGGCGACAAACGCCGGTACGAGTTCACATATGGCGCGAACATGGGCATCAGCTTGGGGATGTAGGCCTGCAGGCCTGCGATGTAGCTGCCAAACAGCGGGCTCTCGGTGCCATCGGGCAGACTGAAGATATTGTGTCCTTCAGCATCGGTAATGCTTTGGTGGATGTGCATGGCGCTGCCGGGTTCCTGCTCCATCGGCTTGGCCATGAAGGTGGCAAAGATACCGTGGCGCAGCGCCGTCTCGCGCACCGTGCGCTTGAACAGAAACACGCGGTCGGCCAGATCCATGGGCTCACCATGCGAAAAGTTGATCTCCATCTGGCCGGGCCCGGCCTCGTGGATCAGGGTTTCGACGCCCAGGCGGTGCTGTACGCAGAAAGTGGACAGCTCCATGAAAAAGGGGTCGAAGTCATTCACCGCATCAATCGAATAGCTCTGGCGCCCCGCTTCGGGTTTGCCGGTGCGGCCCAAGGGCGGCTGCAGTGGTTCGTGCGGGTTGTTCTGCCGTGCTACCAGATAGAACTCCATTTCCGGCGCGACCACCGGCGTCCATCCCTTGGCACGGTACAACTCCAGCACCCGGCGCAGCACGCCGCGCGGCGATATCTGGACCGGGCTACCGTCCCATTCCTGGCAATCATGGATGACCACGGCAACCGGTTCGGCCGCCCAGGGCACCAGCCGCACCGTGGCACCGTCCGGGACGCACACCATGTCGGGGTCGGTGTCTCCGACAAAGGGGCCGTTGTCAGGCTGCTGCCCGTTGACCGTGTTGAGCAGCACGCTCTTGGGCAGGCGCATCTGCCCTTCCGCCAGGAACAGATCGCGCGGAAGGATCTTTCCGCGCGCAATACCGGTCATATCGGGAATGACGCATTCAACCTCATGGATGCGATGGGCAATCAGGAATTCTTCCAGGGTTTGTGGCATGGGAATGACAGTTTGTGGGGATCTTTCAATGATACATGCATTGACCTATTTGTGATCACAAATAAACCATTAAATCTACCTATAAGTGGAAAATAGAGTTTTTATGATCTCAATTCATTGCACCCAAGCAAAAACACGGATGCACAAGTGCATGCCGCGCAATCCGTACTCGGGAACTCCCGACCAAAGTGGCACTGCAAATCTCCCAGTTGGTTATACAATGCGAATCATTCTCATTAACTGGGTGTACTTCATGAAATCAACCCTCGCCTTGGCCTTGTTGGCGTTCGCCACTGCCACCAGCTTTGCCGCCACCGACGAATTCACGTTGACGATCAAGAACCATGTGTTCGAGCCCAAGGAAATCAAGCTTCCCGCCGGCCAGAAGATCAAACTGCAAGTGATCAATGCAGATCCCACACCGGCCGAGTTTGAAAGCAAGCCCCTAGGCCGCGAGAAGGTGATTCCCGGCAAGACCACCGCCACCATCAATCTGGGGCCGCTCAAGCCGGGCCGCTACGCATTTGTCGAGGAATACCACGAGACCGAAGCCGGCGCCCAGGGCACCATCGTCGTCGAATAAACCCGGGAGCACGCCATGTTTGCAGCCGCCATCATCGTCTTCCGTGAATCCATGGAAGCGTCGCTCATCATCAGCATCATGATGGCCGCGACAAGGGGCGTTCCACAACGCAGTCGCTGGGTCGCCGGTGGCGTGTTGCTGGGGCTGATTGGCGCTGCCATCGTGGCTTCCAGCATGGGCGCCATTGCCAATCTGGCGGACGGCATGGGCCAGGAGTTCTTCAACGTGGCCATTCTGATCACGGCAGTCGCCATGCTGGCCTGGCACAACATCTGGATGTCGGCACACGGCAAGGAGTTGGCCCAGCAAATCAGCAGTACGGCGCGCTCGATAACTGATGGCAGTCGCGAGCGCTCGGTGATCCTGATCGTCATCGCATTGGCCGTTTTGCGCGAAGGTTCCGAGACGGTGCTGTTTCTGTACGGCGTTGCCACCAGCGGTGACAGCGGGCTGCGTGACACCGCACTGGGTGGTGGACTGGGCCTGGCTGCAGGCGCTGCCGTCGCCAGCCTGCTCTACATGGGCTTGCTGAAAATACCGGTGCGCTGGTTCTTTGCCGTCACCGGTGTACTGGTGCTGTTGCTGGCCGCCAGCATGGCTTCGCAAGCGGCCCGCATGCTGATTCAGGCCGATGTGCTGCCCAGCCTGGGCGCGCCGATCTGGGACACCTCCAGCGTGCTGTCGCAGGACACGGTGGCTGGCACCATACTGCACGGCCTGGTGGGTTACGACGCGCAGCCCGCAGGCATGCAGGTGATTGCCTACGTGCTGGTACTCATCGTCATCACCAGCGGCATGCGCTGGGTATCGGCGCAAACCGCCCAGCGCAAGAGCGCTGCCTAGAGACCGAGTCCGGAGCCCGCGCCCAGCAGCGTGGCAAGTCCGAGCAGCGCAAACACAGCGGCGGCGATGGAGTGCACCAGCTTCATGGGGATCTTGTTGGCCAGCTTGTCGCCAATGAAGACCGCCGGCACGTCAGCGATCAACATGCCCAGCGTGGTGCCAGCCACCACCCACAGCGGACTGGCGTAGTGCGCGGCCAGGGCCACGGTAGCGATCTGGGTCTTGTCGCCCATCTCGGCCAGAAAGAAGGTGATCAAGGTAGCGCCGAAAACGCCGAACCGATGCGCCACCTGGGTTTCCTCCTCTTCAATCTTGTCCGGGATCAGTGTCCAGATCGCCATGGCGATGAAGGAGGCGCCCAGCACCCAGCGCAAGATACCCGGTGTGATGCTGGCGGTGATCCACGCACCCAGCGCGCCGGCCAGACCGTGATTGACCAGCGTGGCGCACAGAATGCCGAGGATGATGGGCAGCGGCTTCTTGAAGCGCGCCGCGAGGATGAATGCCAGGAGTTGGGTCTTGTCGCCGATTTCCGCAAGGGCAACGACTCCGGTGGAGATGAGAAGGGCTTCCATAAGGGTTCCAGGGCCGGATTCGGACGAATGACCGCATCGCTTCCCCGGCCACGGTGGAGGCGATACGGCCAAAGGTCTTGCCAGGCAAAGGAACTGCGTACGCCATGACCTGCGGGTCAAGTATGTTGACGTAAGCCTCTTCCGAAGAAGAGCGGCTACTCCCCAATGACCGCCTGATTGTAACCGTCGCCTTGCGTGAGGTAGGCGTCCAGCCGTCCGAGTGTTTGGCGTCCTCCTTCAATGGCACCGTATTCGGCAACCACGTGGTCGCGATCAGCGGGCGTGGGAAACACCATGCGGATGGTCAGCAAGGTGCCCTCGCCAAGCTCCTCAAAGGTCCAGGTGGAAACGAAGTTGGCGCCTTTTCCGCCTACCTTCCCGCCCGCGTGCGCATACACGATGCGCCCGGGTGGCAGCACCTCCTTGAAGATGCTTTTGTTCGGATAGTCGGTACCATCCGGTCCGTGCATGGTGTGTTTCCACACACCGCCCACGCGCACGTCCATTTCCACGATGGTGGTGCTGAAGCCGGTTGGCCCCCACCATTTGACTACCTGCAGCGGATCGGTCATGGCCGCCCAAACGCGCTCGCGCGGCGCCTTGATGGCGCGCGAGATCACGATGTGCCGGTCGACAATGCCCGTCAAGGCCGCCATTTGCTCGTTGAGTTTTTCCACACTCTCCGACCAGCCCTGGTTCATGCCCAGTTGCACCATGGCGTTGCGGATCTTTATCGAATCAAAGCGGGTGTGAATCGTCAGGCGGGTGCGATCGCCATCGTCCTCAAACTGGACGGTCTGCACCATGATGCCCGGAGCGTTGTTGTCGCCCGGTGCGCGCCCGGGGCGAATCATGTCGTGCCAGGCAGCAGGGTGGTCGGTGCAATCCATGGTCATTACCAGGCGTTGCATGGGCAGCACTTCCAGGTACTCCCCGCGGATGGGATAGCGCGTGCCGTCCGGCATCTGCATGGTGACGCTGTGGCTTCCACCCACACGCACATCCAGAGCGCACTCACAATGCGTCAATGCCCGCGGGCCCCACCATTGCACCAACAGCTTGGGGTCGGTCCAGGCCTGCCACACCAGGGCACGCGGTGCGTGCACCGTGCGCACCATCAAGAACGCATCGGCTGCAACGGGCATGTTCAGGCCTTTTCCACGCAGTTGATCATCCAGTGGATGCCGTACTTATCAGTGAGGCTGCCGAAATAAGCGCCCCAGAACATGTCCTGCAGCGGCATTTCCACCGTGCCGCTGGCGGCCAGCGCGTTGAACAGACGCTCGGCTTCGGCACGGGTGTCGGGCTCCAGGTTGATATGCACGTTGTTGCCCTGCACCACCTTGAAGCCCATGGACTGCGGTGCGTCAGTCCCCATCAACACATGCCCACCCAGCAAGTTCAGCTCGATGTGCATCACCATGTTGGCGGTGTCGGCTGGCATGGGAGGCTGACCAGGTGCGGCGGGTGCGTCGCGGAAGCGGTGTACGGGACCGTTGAATTCGCCACCAAACACCGTGCGATAGAACGCAAAGGCTTGTTCGGTATTGCCATTGAAATTGAGGTAGGTGCTGGTACGTGCCATGAAGTGCTCCTTTTAGGAAAGAAACCGCGCGGGAATGGCGGCATGAAACGGAT contains:
- a CDS encoding cupredoxin domain-containing protein: MKSTLALALLAFATATSFAATDEFTLTIKNHVFEPKEIKLPAGQKIKLQVINADPTPAEFESKPLGREKVIPGKTTATINLGPLKPGRYAFVEEYHETEAGAQGTIVVE
- a CDS encoding cupin domain-containing protein, encoding MSIAHALSGEPIDVTPYDARLGEQRSAALFKSEQLEVIRLVLSAGKSMPMHKVSGEITIQCIEGELDVQVDGNSTRLLAGQLMFLLGSVPHSVTAIANASALVTLVLNQ
- a CDS encoding TMEM165/GDT1 family protein; the protein is MEALLISTGVVALAEIGDKTQLLAFILAARFKKPLPIILGILCATLVNHGLAGALGAWITASITPGILRWVLGASFIAMAIWTLIPDKIEEEETQVAHRFGVFGATLITFFLAEMGDKTQIATVALAAHYASPLWVVAGTTLGMLIADVPAVFIGDKLANKIPMKLVHSIAAAVFALLGLATLLGAGSGLGL
- a CDS encoding glutamine synthetase family protein, whose translation is MPQTLEEFLIAHRIHEVECVIPDMTGIARGKILPRDLFLAEGQMRLPKSVLLNTVNGQQPDNGPFVGDTDPDMVCVPDGATVRLVPWAAEPVAVVIHDCQEWDGSPVQISPRGVLRRVLELYRAKGWTPVVAPEMEFYLVARQNNPHEPLQPPLGRTGKPEAGRQSYSIDAVNDFDPFFMELSTFCVQHRLGVETLIHEAGPGQMEINFSHGEPMDLADRVFLFKRTVRETALRHGIFATFMAKPMEQEPGSAMHIHQSITDAEGHNIFSLPDGTESPLFGSYIAGLQAYIPKLMPMFAPYVNSYRRLSPFMSAPINVRWGNDNRTCGIRVPKSGPDARRVENRVPGVDVNPYLAMAATLAAGYVGMCEKLQASEATIDSAWNVSHELPRNLEDAINAMRACEPMRDMLGSAFVDAFCAVKELEFAMYNRVISSWEREHLLLLV
- a CDS encoding zinc-binding dehydrogenase codes for the protein MKSIVITGHGGNEVVSLIQGEKPLRQPGHALVRMQVATLNRVDLYMRNSGAGITHKLPQVMGIDGAGIVEEVDASETDLTVGQRVTLYPAVMCGRCEFCQRGEGVLCNKIQYLGEHRDGTMAQWVSVPVQNALAIPDGLSFTDAAALCGNHLTAWRMLFTKARVQPGESVLIFGIGGGVSLAALQLAKLVGLTTFVTSRSADKLSRAAALGADHCIDSSRQDVAKTVLALTQGRGVDVVIENIGGDTWPQAMKSLVRGGRLVTCGATAGDQPPADLRRIFIRQLQIMGSTLGDLSEFRQLIAFVQKTGLRPVIDSTYPMEQIHTALDRLEAGEQFGKVVLSLQD
- a CDS encoding VOC family protein; translated protein: MARTSTYLNFNGNTEQAFAFYRTVFGGEFNGPVHRFRDAPAAPGQPPMPADTANMVMHIELNLLGGHVLMGTDAPQSMGFKVVQGNNVHINLEPDTRAEAERLFNALAASGTVEMPLQDMFWGAYFGSLTDKYGIHWMINCVEKA
- the raiA gene encoding ribosome-associated translation inhibitor RaiA, whose amino-acid sequence is MKLTISGHHIEVTDALKSYVTGKLDKITGHFEEVVDTKVTLSVEKHKEKDGKHAECTLHLKGADLFAESSNADLYVAIDEMAAKLERQVMRHKEKIQDHSKDAAKRAPVL
- a CDS encoding 2Fe-2S iron-sulfur cluster binding domain-containing protein produces the protein MTPEGSAPTWYTATVEQDGLQVDAPDNQPLLISLEQGGANWVSSCRNGTCRTCIGKLESGTVRYEIEWPGLSTEEMEEGYVLPCQAYPCSDIVINPA
- a CDS encoding aspartate aminotransferase family protein, producing MNTTISALRPSGISTDKLHALVARERALYMQRNPKSQALATRAGAHLMFGVPLHWMSDWGTPFALQVASAQGAHLQDVDGHRLADFCLGDTGAMFGHAPAAVTAALQRQAALGLTTMLPNEDGAVVAELLAERFGLPQWQFAMTATDANRFVLRWMRAATGRKVLLVFNGCYHGTVSDVFVDLVDGQPVQRDSLLGQVHDLTQTTRVVEFNDLAALEAALAPGDVACVLAEPVMTNIGMVLPQPGFWEQAQALIKKHGAMLVMDETHTISSGPGGYARAHGLSPDAVVVGKPLGGGMPCAAYGFSAELAQRAVQAKRNAPPGHSGIGTTLTANLLAMAAMRATLSELMTAPTYVPLHALAGVLAQGLQELLASRHMPWCVTQVGARVEFQFCPVAPVNGTQAANAMDAELEHAIHLYLLNREVLITPFHNMMLICPDTRHDDVARLLQGMRDFLDECT
- a CDS encoding FTR1 family protein, with amino-acid sequence MFAAAIIVFRESMEASLIISIMMAATRGVPQRSRWVAGGVLLGLIGAAIVASSMGAIANLADGMGQEFFNVAILITAVAMLAWHNIWMSAHGKELAQQISSTARSITDGSRERSVILIVIALAVLREGSETVLFLYGVATSGDSGLRDTALGGGLGLAAGAAVASLLYMGLLKIPVRWFFAVTGVLVLLLAASMASQAARMLIQADVLPSLGAPIWDTSSVLSQDTVAGTILHGLVGYDAQPAGMQVIAYVLVLIVITSGMRWVSAQTAQRKSAA
- a CDS encoding GntR family transcriptional regulator, which encodes MNPTPSSPVPSEVATTTQQDTVYQTLRQWITVGRFLPGERLKIRNVAADLGVGQMPVRAALQRLAAEGALINVPNAGVTLPVLSVPEFDDLLQMRMLLEGEAAERGSLRLQSEQLAHMQALSERMAKALADLNRDEYLAANEDFHVLLYRASGSPLLFHLIDNLWLKAGPISNQLFDTPDAAACLNDAHEDVMQALEKRDSAAVRRAIERDIFVAGQFLRRSATARRPNKPIKPD
- a CDS encoding ACT domain-containing protein, coding for MSTPLVFTFVGADKPGLVQELSRTVAEHGGNWLESRMSELAGQFAGIVQVEVPLARAAALRAALLALSAHNLSVVVAQSQGEKVPSGVRHLRLTLVGNDRPGIVREVSQALAARHISVREMDTRITSAAMSGEPLFEAAASIEVPSTLDLDELHGQLDSISDALTIHIDLEEMPA
- a CDS encoding SRPBCC family protein; amino-acid sequence: MPVAADAFLMVRTVHAPRALVWQAWTDPKLLVQWWGPRALTHCECALDVRVGGSHSVTMQMPDGTRYPIRGEYLEVLPMQRLVMTMDCTDHPAAWHDMIRPGRAPGDNNAPGIMVQTVQFEDDGDRTRLTIHTRFDSIKIRNAMVQLGMNQGWSESVEKLNEQMAALTGIVDRHIVISRAIKAPRERVWAAMTDPLQVVKWWGPTGFSTTIVEMDVRVGGVWKHTMHGPDGTDYPNKSIFKEVLPPGRIVYAHAGGKVGGKGANFVSTWTFEELGEGTLLTIRMVFPTPADRDHVVAEYGAIEGGRQTLGRLDAYLTQGDGYNQAVIGE